The Jiangella sp. DSM 45060 genome contains the following window.
GGTCCAGGTCGCCGCGGCCGGCGTCGGAGGCCAGCCGGGCCACGACCGGGGCCGGCAGCCACAGGCCGAGGCCGAGCCGGGCCACCCCGAGCCGGGCCCGCGCGCCGGCGCCGTACCGCGTCACCTGGTCCAGCAGCGCCTCGACGTCCTCGGTCGGGTGGACGTTCGTGCAGTACGCGAGGTGGACGACGGTGCCGTCGCGGTGCCGGAACCGCATCACGCCTCCGGGCGCTGGCCGCGCAGGATCGAGTTGCCCTCGTAGGTGGCCGTCCGCCCGCCCGTCCCGGCGAGGTCCACCTCGTCCAGCAGCAGCCGGCCGCTCTGCCCGTAGAACGCGACCGGGTTCTGCCAGAGCACGCGGTCGGCGTCCTCGGCGGTGAACCCCTCGGCGAGCATGGCCCGGCCGGTCTTCACCGTCTTCAGCGGGTCGCTGTGCCCCCAGTCGGCGGCGGAGTTGACGATCATCCGGTCCAGGCCGCGGTCGGCGAGGATGCGCACCATGCGGTGCTCGTCCATCTTGGTGTCCGGGTAGATCGAGAAGCCCATCCAGCAGCCCGAGTCGGCGACCATGCCGACGGTGGTCTCGTTGAGGTGGTCGACGAGCACGCGTTCCGGCGCCAGCCCGCTGGCCGCGACCAGCTCCAGCGTCCGCCGGGTGCCGGCCGCCTTGTCGCGGTGCGGCGTGTGCACGAGCACCGGCAGGTCGTGCTCGCCGGCCAGCTCCAGCTGCCGGACGAACACCTTCTCCTCGTCGTCAGTCATCGAGTCGAAGCCCAGCTCGCCGACCGCGACGACGCCGTCCTTGGCGAGGTAGCGCGGCAGCACCTCGAGCACGCCGTGGCAGCGCGGGTCGTTGGCCTCCTTCGGGTTCAGCGCGATGGTGCAGTGGTGCCGGATGCCGAACTGCGCGGCCCGGAACCGCTCCCAGCCGACCAGCGCGTCGAAGTAGTCGACGAACGAGCCGACGTTCGTGCGCGGCTGGCCGAGCCAGAACGCCGGCTCGGTGATGGCCCGCACGCCCGCGGCGTACATGCGCTGGTAGTCGTCGGTGGTGCGCGAGGTCATGTGGATGTGGGGGTCGAAGATGCGCATGGTCAGGCCTCCTGCGGCGGGACGGGGAAGCGGCCGGCCACGGCCTCGGGGTGACGGCCGAGGATGCGCCAGGCATCGCTGGGCACCGACCGCCCGGCGGCGACGCGCTCGTTGCCGTAGTCGGCCACCATGCGGGCCAGCTCCTCGTCGGTGCGCGCGTCGAGCTCGGCGACGGCGTCCAGCGGCACGCCGACGAACAGGCACTTCAGCACGCCCTGACGCCAGGCGGCGGCGTCCAGGTGCGCCGCGGCGTACGGCCCCAGCGCGGCGGCCACCAGCCGGACGTCATTGGTGCGCAGCGCGTCGGCCACCAGCGGCAGCCCGGCCTCGCCGAGGTCCAGCAGGGCCAGCGCCCGCAGCACCGCCCGTTTCTCGTCGGCGTCGCCGTACCGGTACAGCTGGCCGACCTCCTCGACCAGCGCGGCCCGCTCCAGCCGGGCGGCCGCGGCCACCAGCAGCGCCGCGCGGGCCTCGTCCTCCAGCCGCGGGCTGCGCAGGCCGTCGGGGTCGGACGGGTTGGACGGGCCGCGGGCGACCCGCCGTCCGACCGCCGGGAACAGCACCGAGACCCGCCGGGGGTCGGTCTCGACCTCCGCCAGCAGCTCGGCCAGCCGCTCGCGTGCGGCGTCGTCCAGGTGCGGGGTGGTTCGATCGATCGTCGCGCTCATGACGTTGCCTCCTCTCCCCCGTGTCCCATGGCGGCCAGGGCCTGCGCCTCGGCCGCCCGCAGTGCCTCCAGCGAACGGCGCGCGACGACGGGCGCGGCGTGCCCGTGCCGCGGCAGCTCGACGGCGGCCAGCCCGCCGTAGCCCACCTCCAGCAGCGCACCCAGCGCCGCCGGCAGGTCGACCTCGCCCTCACCGAACTCCAGGTGCTCGTGCACACCTTCGACCATGTCGTCGACCTGCACGTTCGCCAGCAGGCCCCCGGCCTGGCGGACGCAGTCGGCGACGCTGCCGGTCTCGTTCGCGACGACGTGCCCGACGTCCAGCGTGACCCGCAGCCGCTCCGGGTCGCCGAGCCGTTTGCGCAGCTCCAGCACGCCGCCGACGGTGTCGACGAACATCCCGGGCTCGGGCTCGAACGCGCACACCATGTCGCGCCGCTCCGCCTCCTCCAGCACGGCCGCGACGCCGGACGTCACCCGCCGCCAGCCCTCGTCGGCGCCGACGCCGTCGGGCAGCGTGCCGGACCAGAACGACACCGCCTCGGCGCCCAGCTCGGCGCCGATGCGGACCGCCCGGCACAGCAGGTCGACCCGCCGCTCCCGCCCGCTGTCCGAGACCAGGTTCGGCTCGTGCTTGCGCCACGGGTCCAGCACATAGCGCGCGCCGGTCTCGATGACCACTGCCAGGTCCAGCTCGGCCAGCCGCTGCCCGACCGCGACGGTGCGCGCGGACAGGTTCGGCGCGAACGGGTCGAGGTGCGGGTGGTCCACAGTGAGTGCGACGCCGTCGTAGCCGAGCCCGGCGATGACGGCGAGCGCGTCGTCCAGCCGGTGGCTGCCGAAGCCGTTCGTCCCGTAGCCGAACCGCAGACCGGGAGTCATGTCGGCGACACCACCTTCGACAGCGCCCGCACCGCCGGTCCGATCCCGACGACGGCGGCGGCCAGCGCGACCGCGCCGGACCTGGCCAGCAGCGCCGACTGCAGCGGGATGACGCCCCGCACCCCCGCGCCCGTCGCGGAGCGGACGGTGGCCGCGTCAGGTGTCCGCGACGCGTCCAGCTGCGCCCTCCCGACGGTGGCGACGTATGTGCCCGCGGCGACCACGGCGGCGGGACGGACCGGGACCACGGCGGCGGCCGCGGCTGTCGCGGTCGCACCCAGAGCCACGCGGGCCGACGACACAGACCCGCCGTGGACCTCGCCGCGGCTCAGGACGGTGACGCCGGCGGTGTGGGTGGCGACCGCTAACGCCGGCAGCGCGGCCGCCCGTTCGCGGCCGCCGGCCCCGAGCAGGACGTCCAGCCCGCGCGCGGCCGCCATGACGACGGGGCCCGCGGGCGTCGGCTTGGCCAGCAGGTCGTACGTCCACACGGCCGCGGCCAGCGGGACCGCGACCCGCAGCGCCCGCCGTCCGCCGGCCACCGCCGCCAGCCCGAGGCCGGCCGCCGTCAACCCGGCCGCCAACCCCAGCGCCTCCGACGGGGTCACGCGCCCGGACGGGATCGGCCGCTCCGGCCGTTCGACGCGGTCGAGGTCGCGGTCGGCGTAGTCGTTCAGGGCCATGCCGGCCCAGTACAGGCAGGCCGAGGCCAGCGGCGTGACCGCGGTCCGGGCCCCGTACGGGAACCCGGCCGCGGCCGCGCCGGCCAGCGAGTCGCCCGGCACGGTCAGCGCCGCGGGCGCCCGCACCAGCTCGGCGATGTCGCGCAGCCTCATGTCGTGCCCCGGCCGGCCCGCTCGCACCAGGCGACCAGCGACTCCCACTGGGTGCTGAGCGCGTGCACGTCGCTGGCGGCCGGGTCCTTGAAGAAGAACCCGAGCTGCGGCATCGGACCGGCCTCGCCCAGCTCGTGCGCCCGCGCCACCAGCCGGACGAGATCCAGCACCAGCGGCGCGGCCAGCGACGAGTCGCAGCCCGACCAGGTGAACTGCATGGACATCCGGGTGCCGAGGAAGCCCTCGAACGACACCAGGTCCCAGGCGGTCTTCCAGTCGCCGAGGTCGGGGACGTAGTCGATGTGCAGCGGCCCGTCGACCGGGTGGCCGAGGATCGACTCCAGGCCGTTGGCCTTGGTGGCGATCTTGCTGGCCGCGTTCGTCGGGTCGGCCAGCGTCTGCCCGTCGCCACCGCCCAGCAGGTTGACCGACGACCACGACCGCACCTTCAGCGCGCGCATCGCGAACATCGGCCCGAGCACGGTCTTGACCAGCGTCTCGCCGGTCTTGGCGTCCGAGCCGGCCCACGGGATGCCGCGGTCCACCGCCAGCTCCTCCAGCGCCGGGACCCGCGGCCCCGGGCTCGGGGTGAACGCGACGTACGCGCAACCGGCCCGGAACGCCGCGTACGCGTACAGGGAACTGCCCGGCAGCGGCGCCTCGCCCGCGTCCAGCGCCGCCTCCAGCGCGGCGAGCGTCGCCAACGCGGGGACGTCGCCGGCCGGCGGCTCGGTGCTGGACACGTCTACGACGACCACACGGTCCAGGCCGTGCTCGTCGCGGAACGCGCGCAGCTCGGCCTCGACCCGCTCCGCCGCCGACCGCTGCGTCCCCTGACCGGGGACGACGCCCGGCCGGATCCGCTCGTCGGCCGCGGCGAGGTCGCCGGCCAGCACGGTGGCCAGTGCGGGCGGGAACACCCCGCCCGCACTCAGCTCCTCGGCCCGCTTGCCCAGGGTGCCCTCGGCGACCTCGTGGCCGCCGACGACGATGCCGTCCAGCGCCGGCAGCCCGGCCGCAGCGACCTCCGGCAGCTCCGACACCATGCCGACGTGCCCGGCCAACCGGGACCGGATGGCCAGCAGCCCGACGGTGGTCGTGGTGGCCACCGACCCTCGGGCACCGACGAACCAGATGCCGACGCCGCTCATGCCCGGCCTCCTTCGGAGGAACCCGCCGCGAAGGTGGCGCCCCGGTGCCGGCGCGGAGCGCGTCGCACCGGCACCGGGGCCGGGAACCGGCGTTGGCCGGCTCCCCGTCGCCCATGAGAGCCCGGCCCGGCGATCCGGGGCAGGGCCGAGGTGCCCTGGTCGCGGGTTCCGTTCCGGCGCGGTGCGCCGGACGGCAGCAGAACTCTCATGGTGACGTCTCCTCGGGGTGGGGGTGGGGGACTCGTTACTCGATGGCGGGCAACTCCCTGCCCTCTGTACGGTCCGGGTCGCCGTCGAGACGGCCCGTCCCGGTGAGCGCTTCGCCACCGTTGGCCCGGACACCGGCCGCCGCCTGCCGTGGCGTGCCGCCGAGCCGGATGATCATCGCGTCGGCATCGCGCAGCAGGGTGCTCTTCGCCCCTGCGTCGGTGACCTTCGCGTTGACCGTGCTCTTGAACGTCTCCAGCGCGATCACGGCCCGCTCCTCGCGGCCCATGCCCTCCTGGCGGCGCGCGGTGGCCAGCGACCTCTGCAGGTCCTTGGCCACCTGCGACGTGATCGTGCCGGCCGTCTGGAACCGGGTGATCAGGCTCTCCATGTCGGCGAACGACGTGGTGGAGAAGAACACCAGCTCCTGGACGGTCTCGTTGCCGGCCGCGTCGGCCGCCGTGACGACCAGCTCGTGCAGACCGAGCGGGATCGTGTGCAGCGCGACCACGGCGCCGGACTGGATCGGCGCGCCGTCCAGCGTCCCGGTCGTGCTGACCGGGCCGTTGTCGGTGGCCGTCCAGGTGACGGTCAGGCTCTGGCTGTCGCCGTAGAGCTGGCCGTGCGCGACGCCGCTGACCACCAGGACCGGCGCGGTGCCGTCGACGGTCACCGTGACCGCCTTGGCGTCCTCGACGTTCCCGGCCGCGTCGGCCGAGCGGTAGCGCAGCTCGTGCTCGCCGTCGCCGCTGACCGCGACCGGACCGTCGTACGCCGTCCAGTCGCCGCCGTCGAGGGACCACTCGGTGGCCGCGACGCCGGACGTGGCGTCGGTGGCCGCCAGCGTCACCGAGACCGGCGCCGTGCCCTCCGCCGTGGCGGTGCTGACCGGCGGGGTGGCGTCCTTGCGGACGGCCGCCGCGACCGGTTCGGACACGTTGCCGGCGGTGTCGGTGCCGCGGAACTCCAGCGCGTGCTCGCCGTCGGCGTCGACGACCACCGCACCGGTGTACGGCGTCCAGTCGCCGCCGCCGACGCGGTACTCCAGCGCGACCTCGCCGCCCTGGTCGTCGGTGCCCACCGCGGTGACGGACACCGGGCCGGTCCACCAGCCGTTCTGGCCGGTCGGCTCGGCCGGGTCGAGGGCGACCTCGACCGTCGGCGCCGTCTCGTCGACGAGCTCCTGGATGCGGACGTTGCGGAAGTAGTTCTGGTCCGCCGCGCCGTGGTTCTGGATGCCGATGTAGCTGGGCTGGTTCATCCGGTTCGGGTCGGTGTCGGTGTAGTCGTTGATCAGCGCACCGTTGAGATACACCCGGATGCGGTCGCCCTGGACCACGATCTCGTACTCGTTCCACTCGCCCGGCGGGTTGAGCGCCGCGTCGCGAGCGGCCTGGTCGGCGCCTTGGAACGCGTAGATCGCACCGGTGGTGCGGTCGGGCGCGTCGGTGGCGTCGATCTGGATCTCGTGGCCCTGGTCGACGGCGACCCACGGGTCGTCGCCCGG
Protein-coding sequences here:
- a CDS encoding TatD family hydrolase, which gives rise to MRIFDPHIHMTSRTTDDYQRMYAAGVRAITEPAFWLGQPRTNVGSFVDYFDALVGWERFRAAQFGIRHHCTIALNPKEANDPRCHGVLEVLPRYLAKDGVVAVGELGFDSMTDDEEKVFVRQLELAGEHDLPVLVHTPHRDKAAGTRRTLELVAASGLAPERVLVDHLNETTVGMVADSGCWMGFSIYPDTKMDEHRMVRILADRGLDRMIVNSAADWGHSDPLKTVKTGRAMLAEGFTAEDADRVLWQNPVAFYGQSGRLLLDEVDLAGTGGRTATYEGNSILRGQRPEA
- a CDS encoding EboA domain-containing protein encodes the protein MSATIDRTTPHLDDAARERLAELLAEVETDPRRVSVLFPAVGRRVARGPSNPSDPDGLRSPRLEDEARAALLVAAAARLERAALVEEVGQLYRYGDADEKRAVLRALALLDLGEAGLPLVADALRTNDVRLVAAALGPYAAAHLDAAAWRQGVLKCLFVGVPLDAVAELDARTDEELARMVADYGNERVAAGRSVPSDAWRILGRHPEAVAGRFPVPPQEA
- a CDS encoding sugar phosphate isomerase/epimerase — protein: MTPGLRFGYGTNGFGSHRLDDALAVIAGLGYDGVALTVDHPHLDPFAPNLSARTVAVGQRLAELDLAVVIETGARYVLDPWRKHEPNLVSDSGRERRVDLLCRAVRIGAELGAEAVSFWSGTLPDGVGADEGWRRVTSGVAAVLEEAERRDMVCAFEPEPGMFVDTVGGVLELRKRLGDPERLRVTLDVGHVVANETGSVADCVRQAGGLLANVQVDDMVEGVHEHLEFGEGEVDLPAALGALLEVGYGGLAAVELPRHGHAAPVVARRSLEALRAAEAQALAAMGHGGEEATS
- a CDS encoding SCO3242 family prenyltransferase, encoding MRLRDIAELVRAPAALTVPGDSLAGAAAAGFPYGARTAVTPLASACLYWAGMALNDYADRDLDRVERPERPIPSGRVTPSEALGLAAGLTAAGLGLAAVAGGRRALRVAVPLAAAVWTYDLLAKPTPAGPVVMAAARGLDVLLGAGGRERAAALPALAVATHTAGVTVLSRGEVHGGSVSSARVALGATATAAAAAVVPVRPAAVVAAGTYVATVGRAQLDASRTPDAATVRSATGAGVRGVIPLQSALLARSGAVALAAAVVGIGPAVRALSKVVSPT
- a CDS encoding inositol-3-phosphate synthase, coding for MSGVGIWFVGARGSVATTTTVGLLAIRSRLAGHVGMVSELPEVAAAGLPALDGIVVGGHEVAEGTLGKRAEELSAGGVFPPALATVLAGDLAAADERIRPGVVPGQGTQRSAAERVEAELRAFRDEHGLDRVVVVDVSSTEPPAGDVPALATLAALEAALDAGEAPLPGSSLYAYAAFRAGCAYVAFTPSPGPRVPALEELAVDRGIPWAGSDAKTGETLVKTVLGPMFAMRALKVRSWSSVNLLGGGDGQTLADPTNAASKIATKANGLESILGHPVDGPLHIDYVPDLGDWKTAWDLVSFEGFLGTRMSMQFTWSGCDSSLAAPLVLDLVRLVARAHELGEAGPMPQLGFFFKDPAASDVHALSTQWESLVAWCERAGRGTT